In one Lolium rigidum isolate FL_2022 chromosome 3, APGP_CSIRO_Lrig_0.1, whole genome shotgun sequence genomic region, the following are encoded:
- the LOC124696585 gene encoding SNAP25 homologous protein SNAP33-like encodes MPVSMDRKQSAFATPIRRTNPFDSDSDSEVPSRPSRTQSAPVQRTNQSVQELEEYTLHKAKETSCKVKECVRAAEAIREDATQILLTLHRQGEQINQTHRVAADIEQDLTVGEKLLGSLGGLFSRSRTWMPKRNQQIKGPVSQNNYFKTTSNDMEQRQKLGIVSTPQQSPSSVHRSPATAMEKVEDEKAKQDDAFADLTNILGSMKDMALDMGTEIDRQNKSLDAFNDDVEELNFRVKGANQRGRRLLGK; translated from the exons ATGCCAGTATCGATGGATAGGAAGCAAAGCGCATTCGCCACTCCAATCCGGAGAACGAACCCCTTCGATTCCGACTCTGATTCTGAAGTGCCCTCGAGACCATCAAGGACACAATCTGCCCCAGTGCAGCGCACCAACCAATCCGTGCAAGAATTGGAGGAATACACCCTACATAAAGCAAAGGAAACCTCATGCAAAGTAAAGGAGTGTGTTAGGGCCGCTGAAGCTATTCGAGAAGATGCTACACAAATCCTGCTGACTTTGCATCGACAAGGTGAACAGATCAATCAGACTCATCGAGTAGCAGCTGACATAGAGCAGGACCTTACTGTG GGtgagaagcttttgggaagtctaGGCGGACTATTCTCAAGGTCAAGGACATGGATGCCAAAGAGAAATCAACAAATAAAAGGACCAGTTTCACAGA ATAATTATTTCAAGACTACATCAAACGACATGGAACAGAGGCAGAAGCTAGGAATTGTCTCAACACCTCAACAATCTCCCAGTTCTGTACATCGTTCGCCTGCAACCGCGATGGAGAAAGTTGAG GATGAGAAAGCAAAGCAGGATGATGCATTTGCAGACTTGACTAACATATTGGGAAGCATGAAGGACATGGCGCTGGATATGGGTACAGAGATCGATAG GCAAAACAAATCACTGGATGCTTTCAATGACGACGTCGAGGAGCTGAACTTCCGAGTCAAAGGGGCAAATCAACGGGGACGTCGGCTGCTTGGGAAGTGA